From the genome of Vicia villosa cultivar HV-30 ecotype Madison, WI unplaced genomic scaffold, Vvil1.0 ctg.000442F_1_1_1, whole genome shotgun sequence, one region includes:
- the LOC131628322 gene encoding uncharacterized protein LOC131628322, whose protein sequence is MAEDPPPVERLLGDYGRENAPLGRMTIVNQPNFVNGLKLKTKQLIDTAAGGSTNFKTATEIKKIIDAIAANEHLELYDRSVNQPEGLVDLKLSNQVVKMEDQIAAEVERRLKQMALEKQKVAQVQPAQPIQAVNCEICGGPHFAVHCVMSQIAQQLASPQQPGALPSATVTNPKDHNNVSAIVTRSGKAKEVVEESAEEEEPLLEVDVEIKENEVEAEDLGVLEPTTKGKTSEQKPAIKLPFPTRNKKKGEHEKNFEKFLEMFKKLELNIPFLEGMKIPVKKKDRGSVTIPCTIGDRSFKKALIDLGESVSLMPLSIYKRLGIGKVQDTRMTLLFADHSVKRPYGIVEDVLVKIDKFVFPVDFVILEMLEDEEIPIILGRPFLETGRCLIDIEEGTMTLKDDVATSQHIEVIDQIVSNENALKLQQLPLERVLSLSIFNEAEEVDEKEIEVLKMMEAKPFIKSSRQNQWEDLRQPLVEEKKDEPKKGAELKQLPENLKYVFLDTESKCPAIINSHLEVIQENRLVEVLKKHKGAMGWSIDDLKGISPTVCMHKILMKDDHKPVVQPQWRLNPTMKEVVRKEVVKLLDAGMIYPISDSAWVSPVHVVAKKGGTTVIKNEKNELIPTRTVIGWRVCIDYRRLNLVTRKDHFLLPFIDQMLERLAGHDYYCFLDGYSGYNQIAVAPEDQEKTAFTCPFGIFAYRRMSFGFIRDFSKIAKPLTTLLVKDKVFTFDNECAVAFETIKKKLVSAPIVVAPDWSLPFEIMCDASDIAMNYATTEKELLAVVYAFDKFSQYLLGSRIRDKKGCENTVADHLSRMSPNEETEEKRPIKDEFTDEHILAVIGVPWFYLWDDPFLYKKGIDGLVRRCVLEEEQRGVLKACHDSDYGGHFSGDRTAAKVLQSGLYWPTLFKDAHHVVRECDRCQRTGNISKRNQLPQNAMLEVELFDLWGIDFMGPFPPSFGKNYILVAVDYVS, encoded by the exons ATGGCCGAAGACCCACCTCCTGTGGAAAggcttttaggtgattatgggAGAGAAAATGCACCTCttggccggatgacaattgttaaccaaccg aattttgtgaatggtctTAAGCTTAAGACTAAACAACTAATTGACAcagctgctggtggttcaacgaATTTTAAAACAGCCACTGAGATAAAGAAGATCATTGATGCTATTGCAGCAAATGAACACTTAGAGTTGTATGACCGTAGTGTAAATCAACCAGAAGGGCTAGTTGATTTGAAGTTGTCAAATCAAGTTGTTAAGATGGAAGATCAGATCGCAGCTGAAGTTGAGCGTAGATTAAAACAAATGGCTCTTGAGAAACAAaaggtggctcaagttcagccGGCTCAACCGATTCAAGCAGtgaattgtgaaatatgtggaggacctcacTTTGCCGTGCATTGTGTG atgagtcaaatagcacaacaattGGCAAGTCCTCAGCAACCTGGTGCTCTACCTAGTGCCACGGTTACGAATCCCAAAGACCATAATAATGTGAGCGCTATAGTAACTAGAAGTGGTAAAGCGAAAGAAGTTGTGGAGGAGAGTGCTGAAGAAGAAGAGCCATTGCTTGAAGTGGATGTAGAAATAAAAGAGAATGAGGTAGAAGCGGAAGACTTAGGTGTGTTGGAACCAACAACTAAAGGGAAGACTAGTGAACAAAAACCGGCAATTAAAttaccttttccaacaagaaataagaagaaggGGGAGCAtgagaaaaattttgaaaaattcctGGAGATGTTTAAGAAACTTGAGTTAAACATTCCATTCCTGGAG ggtatgaagattccggtGAAAAAGAAGGACCGAGGCTCTGtaactattccttgtaccattgGGGATAGATCATTTAAAAAGGCTCTTATTGATTTAGGAGAAAGTGTAAGCCTTATGCCGCTGTCCATCTACAAGAGATTGGGAATTGGTAAAGTtcaagatacaagaatgacactcctATTTGCAGATCATTCCGTAAAAAGACCTTACGGGATAGTAGAAGATGTGCTCGTCAAAATTGACAAGTTTGTGTTTCCAGTGgattttgtaattttagagaTGCTAGAGGATGAAGAAATTCCGATCATTTTGGGGAGACCATTCTTAGAGACCGGGAGATGTTTGATAGACATAGAAGAAGGCACGATGACCTTAAAG gatgatgTTGCTACTAGTCAACATATTGAGGTGATTGATCAAATTGTTAGCAATGAGAATGCTTTGAAGTTACAACAATTACCCTTAGAAAGAGTGTTGAGTTTATCAATTTTTAACGAAGCTGAAGAGGTTGACGAAAAAGAGATAGAAGTGTTGAAGATGATGGAAGCAAAACCTTTCATTAAAAGTTCTCGACAAAATCAGTGGGAAGATCTAAGGCAACCGTTAGTAGAGGAAAAGAAAGATGAACCAAAAAAGGGGGCTGAATTGAAACAACTACCGGAAAACCTCAAATATGTCTTCCTAGACACAGAAAGCAAATGTCCAGCTATCATAAACTCACACCTTGAAGTTATCCAAGAGAACAGACTTGTTGAAGTTTTGAAAAAGCACAAAGGTGCCATGGGATGGTCGATTGACGACTTAAAAGGTATTAGTCCTACAgtttgcatgcacaaaattctcatgAAGGATGATCACAAACCTGTAGTCCAACCTCAATGGAGGTTGAATCCGACAATGAAAGAAGTTGTCAGAAaagaagtggtgaaactattagATGCTGGGATGATCTACCCTatatctgatagtgcttgggtgagtccTGTTCATGTAGTTGCGAAAAAAGGAGGAACTACAGtgataaaaaatgagaaaaatgagttaATCCCTACAAGGACAGTAATAGGGTGGAGAGTTTGCATTGATTACAGAAGGTTAAATCTGGTGACCAGAAAGGATCACTTCCTGTTACCTTTCATAGACCAAATGCTGGAAAGATTAGCGGGTCATGACTACTATTGTTTCCTCGATGGGTATTCGGGGTACAATCAGATAGCGGTCGCACCAGAAGATCAAGAGAAGACGGCCTTCACTTGCCCGTTTGGTATTTTTGCTTATAGAAGGATgtcattcgg GTTCATAAGAGACTTTTCTAAGATAGCCAAACCCTTAACTACTCTTTTGGTTAAGGATAAAGTTTTTACTTTTGACAATGAGTGTGCCGTAGCATttgaaacaattaagaaaaaactGGTGTCAGCACCAATTGTTGTGGCCCCGGATTGGTCTCTTCCTttcgagatcatgtgtgatgcaagtgatattGCA atgaactaCGCAACCACTGAAAAAGAGTTGCTAGCTGTTGTTTATGCATTTGATAAATTCAGTCAATATCTGTTGGGGTCCAGA attcgtgacaagaaagggtgTGAAAACACAGTAGCAGACCACCTTTCTCGAATGTCACCCAATGAGGAAACAGAAGAAAAACGTCCAATAAAGGATGAATTCACAGATGAACACATCCTTGCTGTTATTGGTGTACCTTG gttctacttatGGGATGACCCATTCCTATACAAGAAAGGAATAGATGGTTTGGTCAGAAGATGCGTACTAGAGGAGGAACAAAGGGGTGTACTAAAAGCTTGCCATGACTCAGACTATGGGGGACACTTTAGTGGTGATAGAACTGCTGCAAAAGTCTTACAATCTGGGTTATACTGGCCGACCTTATTCAAGGATGCTCATCATGTCGTTCGAGAATGCGACAGATGTCAAAGAACAGGTAACATCTCAAAGAGAAATCAGTTGCCCCAGAATGCTATGTTGGAAGTGGAACTGTTTGATTTATGGGGGATTGATTTTATGGGACCTTTTCCACCGTCTTTCGGGAAGAATTATATATTGGTGGCAGTCGACTACGTGTCATAG